The following proteins are co-located in the Imtechella halotolerans genome:
- a CDS encoding carbonic anhydrase encodes MNDPLYQNVFKNNAEWAAQKKKSNPDFFSHLATQQTPEILYIGCSDSRVSAEEMTGAQPGQMFVHRNIANVVSNADMNIMSVIEYAVAHLHVKHVVVCGHYGCGGVMAALQPKDLGILNPWLRNIRDVYRLHKKELDAIINDDQKYKRLVELNTEEQCFNVIKTAVIQKHYLNHGYPKVHGWVFDLHNGSLIDLKIDFEAKLKTIQELYDLGHFPNNSTN; translated from the coding sequence ATGAACGACCCGCTTTATCAAAATGTATTTAAAAACAACGCCGAATGGGCAGCACAGAAAAAAAAGTCTAATCCAGATTTTTTTTCCCATCTAGCGACACAACAAACCCCTGAAATCCTGTACATTGGCTGCAGCGACTCCAGAGTAAGTGCAGAAGAAATGACTGGGGCACAACCTGGACAAATGTTTGTTCACCGCAATATTGCAAATGTAGTATCAAATGCAGATATGAATATAATGAGTGTCATTGAATACGCAGTTGCTCACCTTCATGTCAAACATGTAGTTGTGTGTGGCCACTACGGCTGTGGCGGTGTCATGGCAGCTTTGCAACCTAAAGACTTAGGTATTCTCAATCCTTGGTTAAGAAATATTAGAGACGTCTATCGTCTGCATAAAAAAGAGCTGGATGCTATTATTAATGACGATCAAAAATACAAACGGCTCGTAGAGCTTAATACAGAAGAGCAATGTTTCAATGTCATCAAGACTGCGGTAATCCAAAAGCATTACCTAAATCATGGATATCCTAAGGTTCACGGTTGGGTCTTTGATCTACACAATGGTAGTCTAATAGACTTAAAAATTGATTTTGAAGCCAAATTAAAGACTATTCAAGAACTATACGACCTGGGCCATTTCCCAAATAATTCAACTAACTAA
- a CDS encoding acyl-CoA dehydrogenase: MDFTLSEEHLMIQSAAREFAKNELLPGVIERDEHQKFPTEQIKKMGELGFLGMMVDPKYGGGGMDTLSYAIAMEEISKIDASASVVMSVNNSLVCWGLETYGSEEQKQKYLTRLASGEIIGAFCLSEPEAGSDATSQKTTAIDKGDHYILNGTKNWITNGGTADVYLVIAQTYPEKGHKGINALIVEKGMPGFEIGPKEQKLGIRGSDTHSLMFTDVKVPKENRIGEDGFGFTFAMKTLAGGRIGIASQALGIAAGAYELAKEYSKVRKAFGTEICNHQAIAFKLADMATQITAARLLVYKAARDKDNHENYDLSGAMAKLYASQVAMDTTIEAVQIHGGNGYVKEYHVERLMRDAKITQIYEGTSEIQKIVISRAVLKD, translated from the coding sequence ATGGATTTTACACTCTCAGAAGAACATTTAATGATACAGAGCGCAGCTCGTGAGTTTGCTAAAAATGAACTCCTACCGGGCGTTATTGAGCGTGATGAACATCAAAAATTCCCAACAGAACAAATTAAGAAGATGGGGGAACTCGGCTTTTTAGGCATGATGGTAGACCCAAAATATGGTGGCGGTGGTATGGACACCCTGTCTTACGCAATCGCCATGGAAGAAATTTCAAAAATTGACGCTTCCGCATCCGTAGTAATGTCTGTAAACAACTCTTTAGTTTGCTGGGGACTTGAAACATACGGCTCAGAAGAACAAAAACAAAAGTATTTGACACGGCTTGCTTCTGGAGAAATCATAGGAGCTTTTTGCTTATCCGAACCGGAAGCAGGAAGTGATGCTACTTCGCAAAAAACAACTGCAATTGATAAAGGTGACCACTATATTCTTAATGGCACAAAAAACTGGATTACTAATGGTGGTACAGCTGATGTGTATCTAGTAATTGCTCAAACCTATCCCGAAAAAGGTCATAAAGGAATAAATGCCCTAATTGTAGAAAAAGGCATGCCTGGTTTCGAAATTGGACCTAAAGAACAAAAATTGGGTATTAGAGGAAGTGATACACATTCTTTAATGTTTACAGATGTTAAAGTCCCTAAAGAAAATAGAATCGGAGAAGATGGCTTTGGATTTACATTTGCAATGAAAACATTAGCAGGGGGACGTATAGGAATTGCATCCCAAGCATTAGGTATAGCCGCTGGAGCATATGAATTGGCAAAAGAGTATTCAAAAGTACGCAAAGCTTTCGGAACTGAAATTTGCAATCACCAAGCTATCGCGTTTAAATTGGCTGATATGGCTACACAAATTACCGCAGCTAGACTTCTAGTTTATAAAGCAGCTCGTGACAAAGACAATCATGAAAATTACGATTTAAGTGGAGCTATGGCAAAATTATATGCTTCTCAAGTAGCAATGGACACAACAATTGAAGCTGTTCAGATTCATGGAGGAAATGGATATGTCAAGGAATATCATGTTGAGCGATTAATGCGCGATGCAAAAATCACACAGATATACGAGGGAACATCAGAAATTCAAAAAATTGTAATATCAAGAGCCGTTTTGAAGGATTAA
- a CDS encoding MotA/TolQ/ExbB proton channel family protein: MGLFQEPIEELAPEILSEEKTLSVVDLIVNGGTGSIVIIGVLFVLLAVALFIYFERLFAIKAASKIDKTFMYQIKDHVSNGKLEAARLLCAQTDSPVARLTEKGISRIGKPLEDINKAIENAGTLEVYKLEKNVSILATVAGAAPMIGFLGTVIGMIIAFHQMASSGGQAEMGMLASGIYTAMTTTVAGLVVGIIAYIGYNHLVVKTDKVVHQMEANAVEFLDMLNEPI, from the coding sequence ATGGGATTATTCCAAGAACCAATTGAAGAACTAGCTCCTGAAATCTTATCTGAAGAAAAAACCCTATCGGTAGTTGACTTAATCGTAAACGGAGGAACCGGAAGTATTGTCATTATCGGGGTATTATTTGTATTGCTAGCCGTAGCATTGTTTATTTATTTTGAAAGACTGTTTGCTATTAAAGCAGCTTCCAAGATTGATAAAACGTTTATGTATCAAATTAAAGATCATGTCTCTAATGGAAAATTAGAAGCAGCGCGTCTACTTTGTGCCCAAACTGATTCTCCAGTTGCACGTCTTACTGAGAAAGGAATATCCAGGATTGGTAAGCCATTAGAGGACATTAATAAGGCAATAGAAAATGCTGGAACCTTGGAAGTGTATAAGCTTGAAAAAAATGTAAGTATTCTGGCTACTGTAGCCGGAGCGGCTCCTATGATTGGATTTTTAGGAACTGTTATCGGTATGATTATTGCTTTCCATCAAATGGCAAGTAGTGGAGGACAAGCTGAAATGGGAATGTTGGCAAGTGGTATTTACACCGCCATGACAACTACAGTTGCCGGACTTGTAGTGGGAATTATCGCTTACATTGGTTATAATCATTTGGTAGTTAAGACTGATAAAGTAGTTCATCAAATGGAGGCCAACGCGGTGGAATTTTTGGATATGTTAAACGAACCTATTTAA
- the nhaD gene encoding sodium:proton antiporter NhaD: METILVLVFILGYLGIALEHSLKIDKLIPALAMMAILWALIAFGIGDFTTWFDSAKHSLMEGFSSFSGEEKMHMMEETLLHHLGKTAEILVFLLGAMTIVEIIDYFDGFSTIKGFIKTKSKQKLLWIFTFLGFALSAIIDNLTATIVLITILQKVVNEKELRLWFAGLIVIAANAGGAWSPIGDVTTTMLWIAKKVSVMPLIDHVLLPSIICYAVPTFIASRMKIFRGNVEGESESESIEGTHGGNKYAATMFYLGLGAIIFVPIFKTVTHLPPYVGMMLSLAVVATFAEMFSRKRFAMSMVHGKEHAYHSPVHKSLSKIELPSILFFLGILMAVAALESLGLLFNFAGSLNAHMPMLGTEDIHTTAISDLVILFLGVGSAVIDNVPLVAASIGMFSAPIDDPVWHFIAYSAGTGGSMLIIGSAAGVVAMGMEKIDFFWYLKKIAWLAFIGFLSGAIVFVLIRNLVLNT; this comes from the coding sequence ATGGAAACAATCTTAGTACTGGTATTTATTTTAGGATACCTCGGAATAGCGCTGGAACATAGCTTGAAAATTGATAAACTTATTCCTGCGTTAGCAATGATGGCCATATTGTGGGCCCTTATTGCATTTGGAATAGGTGACTTTACAACGTGGTTTGATTCTGCAAAGCATTCACTTATGGAGGGCTTTTCATCATTTTCAGGTGAAGAGAAAATGCACATGATGGAAGAGACCTTATTGCATCATCTTGGAAAAACTGCTGAAATATTAGTCTTTCTCTTGGGAGCTATGACGATAGTAGAGATTATTGATTATTTTGATGGTTTTTCTACAATTAAAGGATTTATCAAAACAAAAAGCAAACAAAAATTATTGTGGATTTTTACCTTCTTAGGTTTCGCATTATCTGCAATTATTGATAATCTTACTGCAACAATTGTTTTAATTACCATTTTACAAAAGGTGGTAAATGAAAAAGAATTACGACTTTGGTTTGCTGGACTAATAGTAATTGCTGCTAATGCTGGTGGTGCATGGTCTCCAATTGGAGACGTAACGACAACCATGCTTTGGATTGCTAAGAAGGTAAGTGTGATGCCTTTAATTGATCACGTGTTATTGCCTTCTATTATTTGTTATGCAGTACCTACCTTTATTGCTTCTCGTATGAAAATTTTTAGGGGGAATGTTGAAGGAGAATCTGAGTCAGAATCCATCGAAGGAACTCATGGTGGTAATAAATATGCAGCTACTATGTTTTATTTAGGTCTTGGTGCGATTATTTTTGTCCCTATTTTTAAAACAGTTACACATTTGCCTCCCTATGTGGGGATGATGCTTTCGTTGGCTGTTGTCGCAACGTTTGCCGAAATGTTCAGTCGCAAGCGATTTGCTATGTCGATGGTTCATGGAAAGGAGCATGCATACCATAGCCCTGTTCATAAATCTCTTTCCAAAATTGAATTGCCTAGTATTTTATTTTTCTTAGGGATTTTGATGGCGGTAGCAGCACTTGAGTCTTTAGGATTACTATTTAATTTTGCCGGTAGTCTGAATGCACACATGCCAATGTTGGGAACGGAAGATATACATACTACTGCTATTTCTGATTTAGTAATTTTGTTTTTAGGAGTGGGGTCAGCGGTCATTGATAATGTGCCTTTGGTAGCAGCTAGTATCGGTATGTTTTCAGCTCCTATTGACGATCCTGTTTGGCATTTTATTGCCTATTCTGCTGGGACAGGTGGAAGTATGTTAATTATTGGTTCAGCTGCTGGAGTAGTGGCTATGGGGATGGAAAAGATTGACTTTTTTTGGTATCTTAAAAAAATAGCATGGTTGGCGTTCATAGGATTCCTATCTGGCGCAATTGTTTTTGTACTCATCAGAAATTTGGTGCTGAATACATAA
- a CDS encoding sigma-70 family RNA polymerase sigma factor yields MRQLKITKQVTNRETASLDKYLQEIGKVDLITADEEVELAQRIKAGDQRALEKLTKANLRFVVSVAKQYQNQGLTLPDLINEGNLGLIKAAQRFDETRGFKFISYAVWWIRQSILQALAEQSRIVRLPLNKIGSINKINKTYAFLEQAHERTPSAEEIAKELDMTVNDVKESMKNSGRHVSMDAPLVEGEDSNLYDVLRSGESPNPDRELLHESLRTEIERALETLTPREADVIRLYFGLGDQHPMTLEEIGETFDLTRERVRQIKEKAIRRLKHTSRSKILKTYLG; encoded by the coding sequence ATGAGACAACTTAAAATTACCAAACAGGTTACCAACAGAGAAACCGCATCCCTTGACAAGTATTTACAGGAAATTGGAAAAGTTGACTTAATCACCGCAGATGAAGAGGTAGAATTGGCACAACGCATTAAAGCGGGAGACCAGCGCGCATTGGAAAAACTCACCAAGGCCAATCTACGTTTCGTTGTATCGGTTGCTAAGCAATACCAAAACCAAGGACTAACCCTACCTGACTTGATTAACGAAGGAAATCTTGGACTTATCAAAGCAGCACAACGCTTTGACGAGACACGTGGTTTTAAATTTATATCCTACGCAGTTTGGTGGATTCGTCAATCAATACTTCAGGCATTAGCTGAACAATCACGTATTGTTCGTCTTCCACTGAACAAAATTGGTTCGATCAACAAAATCAACAAAACCTATGCATTCCTTGAGCAGGCTCACGAGCGCACACCTTCAGCAGAAGAAATAGCAAAAGAGCTAGACATGACAGTTAATGATGTAAAAGAGTCTATGAAAAACTCCGGCCGTCACGTTTCTATGGATGCACCACTTGTGGAAGGAGAAGACTCCAACCTTTATGACGTTTTACGTAGTGGAGAATCACCAAATCCCGATCGTGAACTTTTACACGAATCGCTTCGTACCGAAATTGAGCGAGCTCTAGAAACCCTTACTCCAAGAGAAGCTGACGTAATTCGTCTCTATTTTGGACTAGGAGATCAACATCCGATGACTTTAGAAGAAATAGGAGAAACCTTTGACCTTACCCGAGAACGTGTGAGACAAATCAAAGAAAAAGCTATTCGTCGTTTAAAGCACACTTCTAGAAGCAAAATCCTTAAGACATACTTGGGGTAA
- a CDS encoding Glu/Leu/Phe/Val dehydrogenase dimerization domain-containing protein — protein MKDLLKQYENKLPEIVFNWKDSETEAEGWTVINSLRGGAAGGGTRMRKGLDMNEVLSLAKTMEVKFTVSGPAIGGAKSGINFDPKDPRKKGVLERWFKAVSPLLKSYYGTGGDLNVDEIHEVIPITEDCGVWHPQEGVFNGHFKPTEADKINRIGQLRQGVIKVIEDTSFSPDVNRKYTVADMITGYGVAEAVRHYYDIYGGTVVGKKAIVQGFGNVGAAAAYYLSQMGAKIVGIIDVTGGVINEEGFSFEEIKSFYLNKKGNNLSESSMIPFEEMNERLWKLSAEIFAPCAASRLVTQEQISTLMDTGLEVISCGANVPFADKEIFFGPIMEFTDKRVSLIPDFISNCGMARVFAYFMERRVTMTDEAIFEDTSLTIKRALQNTFKRSASKTDISSSAFEIALKQLV, from the coding sequence ATGAAAGATCTATTAAAACAATACGAAAATAAATTACCTGAAATAGTATTTAATTGGAAAGATTCAGAAACCGAAGCTGAAGGTTGGACTGTGATTAATTCCTTGAGAGGAGGAGCTGCAGGTGGTGGAACTCGAATGCGAAAAGGGCTGGATATGAATGAAGTGCTTTCTCTTGCCAAAACTATGGAAGTTAAGTTTACAGTTTCTGGGCCTGCTATTGGTGGAGCGAAATCTGGAATTAATTTTGATCCTAAAGATCCTCGTAAAAAAGGAGTTTTGGAGCGTTGGTTTAAGGCGGTTTCTCCATTACTGAAAAGTTATTATGGCACTGGAGGTGATTTAAATGTAGATGAAATTCATGAGGTCATTCCTATTACTGAAGATTGTGGTGTGTGGCATCCACAAGAAGGCGTTTTTAATGGACATTTTAAGCCGACAGAAGCTGACAAAATTAATAGAATTGGTCAGTTAAGACAAGGAGTGATAAAAGTGATTGAAGATACCTCTTTTTCTCCTGATGTGAATCGGAAATACACCGTAGCGGATATGATTACTGGCTATGGTGTTGCAGAAGCAGTTCGTCATTATTATGATATTTATGGGGGAACTGTGGTAGGTAAAAAAGCGATAGTCCAAGGTTTTGGTAATGTGGGTGCAGCAGCAGCCTATTATTTATCTCAAATGGGCGCTAAAATAGTTGGAATCATTGATGTTACTGGTGGTGTAATCAATGAAGAAGGATTTTCATTCGAAGAGATCAAATCATTTTATTTAAATAAAAAGGGAAATAACCTTTCAGAATCGTCTATGATTCCTTTTGAGGAAATGAATGAACGATTGTGGAAATTGTCTGCTGAAATTTTTGCTCCATGTGCAGCTTCAAGATTAGTGACTCAGGAGCAAATATCTACTTTGATGGATACTGGTTTAGAAGTGATTTCATGCGGTGCTAATGTGCCTTTTGCAGATAAGGAAATATTCTTTGGTCCTATTATGGAATTTACTGATAAGCGTGTTAGTCTTATTCCAGATTTTATATCAAACTGTGGTATGGCACGCGTTTTTGCTTATTTTATGGAACGTCGTGTAACCATGACAGATGAAGCAATTTTTGAAGATACCTCATTGACAATTAAGCGTGCTTTGCAAAATACCTTTAAACGTAGTGCTTCCAAAACAGACATCAGTAGTTCTGCCTTTGAGATAGCACTAAAACAATTAGTATAG
- a CDS encoding bifunctional folylpolyglutamate synthase/dihydrofolate synthase, with protein MTYQETVTWMFNQLPMYQMQGAKALKHKLDNILLLSARLGQPHQQFKCIHVAGTNGKGSSSHMLASILQEEGYKVGLYTSPHLRDFRERIKVNGSEVPESFVVDFINEHKSFLSKESLSFFEMTVGMAFAYFAYAKVDIAIVEVGLGGRLDSTNIITPEVSLITNIGWDHTDILGSTLAQIAYEKAGIIKYKVPVVISEYQRETAEVFMTVAKEREAPIVFASQIVDEVFTSDLKGFYQEQNKKGVLATLKCLEGFNISFEAIQQGFLNTVKNTGLLGRWQQLNEIPKVICDTAHNLDGLTYVMRQLTNEVYDQLYMVIGFVKDKNIDEILPLFPKNAHYFFCKPSIERGLSAELLRDKAALFGLHGEVCNSVSVGYEKALEKALPGDLVYIGGSTFVVAEIV; from the coding sequence ATGACTTATCAAGAAACGGTAACCTGGATGTTTAATCAACTTCCAATGTACCAAATGCAAGGTGCGAAAGCTCTCAAGCATAAACTAGATAATATCCTTTTGTTAAGTGCTCGTTTAGGGCAACCACATCAACAATTTAAATGTATACATGTTGCTGGCACTAACGGAAAAGGATCCTCTAGTCATATGCTTGCATCCATTTTACAAGAAGAAGGGTATAAGGTAGGATTGTATACTTCTCCTCATTTACGTGATTTTAGAGAGCGTATTAAGGTGAATGGGAGTGAGGTTCCTGAATCCTTCGTGGTTGATTTTATTAATGAGCACAAATCTTTTTTATCTAAAGAGAGTTTGTCTTTTTTTGAGATGACTGTCGGAATGGCTTTTGCTTATTTTGCTTATGCTAAAGTTGATATTGCCATTGTTGAAGTTGGTCTAGGAGGGCGCTTAGATTCTACTAATATTATAACCCCGGAGGTAAGTCTTATAACCAACATAGGATGGGATCATACAGATATTTTAGGGAGTACTTTGGCGCAAATTGCATATGAAAAGGCTGGAATTATTAAATATAAGGTGCCTGTTGTTATTAGTGAATATCAAAGGGAAACTGCTGAGGTGTTTATGACTGTCGCTAAAGAAAGAGAAGCGCCAATTGTTTTCGCAAGTCAAATAGTAGATGAGGTGTTTACATCAGATCTTAAAGGGTTTTATCAAGAACAGAACAAGAAGGGTGTGTTGGCTACTTTAAAGTGTTTAGAAGGTTTTAATATTTCTTTTGAAGCTATTCAGCAAGGATTTCTAAATACTGTAAAAAATACTGGTTTATTAGGGCGATGGCAACAGCTAAATGAAATTCCTAAAGTTATTTGTGATACAGCTCATAATTTAGATGGTCTTACCTATGTGATGAGGCAGCTTACCAATGAGGTTTATGATCAACTTTATATGGTAATTGGTTTTGTGAAGGATAAAAATATTGATGAAATACTCCCTCTTTTTCCGAAAAATGCCCATTATTTTTTCTGCAAGCCATCAATTGAGCGAGGTTTGTCTGCAGAACTTTTACGTGACAAAGCAGCCTTGTTTGGGTTGCATGGTGAGGTATGTAATTCGGTATCAGTAGGCTACGAGAAGGCTTTGGAAAAAGCATTACCAGGAGATTTAGTGTATATTGGAGGAAGCACTTTTGTGGTAGCAGAAATCGTGTAA
- a CDS encoding CBS domain-containing protein: MKQRVPISQIMTTELILLNLTDDLYKAEKLFKKHKIRHLPVVSGKKIVGILSYTDLLRISYADVVDEDDDTVGSIVYDMFTVPQVMAKTPEVISSEATVKEVAEILSKREFHALPVVDNGDLVGIVTTTDLIKYLLAQY; the protein is encoded by the coding sequence ATGAAACAGCGTGTACCTATCTCACAGATTATGACTACCGAGTTGATATTGCTCAACCTTACGGATGACCTATATAAAGCAGAGAAGCTATTTAAAAAACATAAAATACGGCATTTACCTGTGGTCAGTGGAAAAAAAATTGTTGGTATTTTAAGTTATACTGATCTACTCCGAATTAGTTATGCGGATGTGGTTGATGAAGATGATGACACTGTAGGAAGTATTGTTTATGATATGTTTACTGTCCCTCAGGTAATGGCTAAAACTCCAGAGGTGATTTCTTCAGAAGCAACAGTGAAAGAAGTCGCTGAAATTTTATCTAAGAGAGAGTTTCATGCATTGCCAGTAGTAGATAATGGTGATTTGGTTGGAATTGTGACTACGACAGATCTTATTAAGTATTTATTGGCCCAATATTGA
- the rpe gene encoding ribulose-phosphate 3-epimerase, with the protein MKSKLIAPSVLAADFANLQRDIEMVNQSDADWFHIDIMDGVFVPNISFGMPVLQAISKHAKKTIDVHLMIIDPDRYIKTFAELGANILTVHYEACTHLHRTLQAIKAEGMQAGVALNPHTPVSLLVDVIKDIDLVCIMSVNPGFGGQSFIENTYKKVTELKKLITENNASTKIEIDGGVTVKNAQQLTAAGADVLVAGSFVFNSENPISTISDLKKVANS; encoded by the coding sequence ATGAAATCTAAACTTATAGCTCCCTCGGTACTTGCTGCCGATTTTGCCAATTTACAACGCGATATTGAAATGGTCAACCAAAGTGATGCCGATTGGTTTCATATTGACATAATGGATGGTGTATTTGTACCTAACATTTCTTTTGGCATGCCTGTACTACAAGCCATCAGCAAACATGCAAAAAAAACGATTGATGTACATCTTATGATTATCGATCCTGATCGATATATTAAGACATTTGCAGAGTTAGGAGCCAATATACTTACTGTGCATTATGAGGCTTGCACACACCTTCACCGCACACTACAAGCAATAAAAGCTGAAGGAATGCAAGCAGGTGTGGCCCTAAACCCACATACGCCAGTTTCCTTACTTGTAGATGTAATTAAAGACATCGATTTGGTATGTATAATGAGTGTAAACCCTGGATTTGGCGGGCAATCCTTTATAGAGAACACCTATAAAAAAGTAACTGAACTTAAAAAACTAATTACAGAGAATAACGCTTCAACAAAAATCGAAATTGACGGCGGTGTTACTGTTAAAAATGCCCAACAATTAACCGCTGCAGGAGCAGATGTGCTTGTTGCAGGAAGTTTTGTATTTAACAGCGAAAATCCGATCTCTACAATTTCAGATTTAAAAAAAGTGGCCAATAGTTAA
- a CDS encoding anhydro-N-acetylmuramic acid kinase codes for MNQDVYHVIGVMSGTSLDGVDLAYCRFDSGKGWQFEIIEAETIPYPLYWKEQLRNSVALSQEKLQILDKTYTHYLSKIIADFIQRKNIVVLDAVCSHGHTVLHQPENGITYQIGNLPELSSLLMQTVVCDFRKQDVKLGGQGAPLVPIGDRMLFGTYEYCLNLGGFANISSEIECRRIAFDICPVNIVMNMFAEKLGQPFDKDGAWAASGALHVKLLSSLNELSYYSKLPPKSLGLEWVQEKVLPLISKYKLSEIDVLRTFVGHIVTQVSNVVKPGTSILVTGGGAHNTFLMHEFRSEVKACFIRPERLIVDYKEALVFGLLGVLKMRQETNCLQSVTGAKMDHSSGEIYPFKID; via the coding sequence ATGAATCAGGATGTATATCATGTAATTGGGGTGATGTCTGGAACGTCATTAGATGGGGTAGATTTGGCCTACTGTCGTTTTGATAGTGGTAAAGGCTGGCAATTTGAAATTATTGAAGCTGAGACAATACCTTATCCATTATATTGGAAGGAACAATTAAGGAATAGTGTTGCTTTATCGCAAGAGAAACTTCAGATTTTAGATAAAACATATACTCATTATCTATCCAAGATTATAGCGGATTTTATTCAAAGAAAAAACATAGTAGTTTTGGATGCTGTGTGTTCTCATGGGCACACGGTTTTACATCAGCCTGAAAATGGAATAACCTATCAAATAGGGAATTTACCAGAACTTTCTAGTTTGTTAATGCAAACGGTAGTTTGTGATTTTAGAAAACAGGATGTGAAACTAGGTGGACAAGGTGCGCCTTTGGTTCCAATAGGTGACCGAATGCTTTTTGGTACCTATGAGTATTGTCTAAATTTGGGGGGATTTGCTAATATTTCATCTGAAATTGAATGTAGACGAATAGCCTTTGATATTTGTCCCGTTAATATTGTGATGAATATGTTTGCTGAAAAATTAGGGCAGCCATTTGATAAAGATGGCGCTTGGGCAGCATCAGGTGCTTTACATGTAAAATTACTTTCGTCTCTAAACGAGCTTTCATACTATTCTAAGCTCCCGCCAAAATCCCTAGGTCTTGAATGGGTTCAGGAAAAGGTTTTACCATTGATTTCTAAATACAAACTATCTGAAATAGATGTGTTGCGCACCTTTGTGGGCCATATAGTGACTCAGGTGTCAAATGTTGTAAAGCCAGGTACTTCTATTTTAGTAACAGGAGGAGGGGCTCATAATACATTTTTGATGCATGAATTTCGGTCCGAAGTGAAGGCTTGTTTTATTCGGCCAGAAAGGTTGATTGTAGATTATAAGGAAGCCTTAGTGTTTGGTTTATTAGGGGTACTTAAAATGCGTCAAGAAACCAATTGTTTACAAAGTGTTACAGGTGCTAAAATGGATCATAGTTCGGGGGAAATTTACCCGTTTAAAATTGACTAA
- a CDS encoding ExbD/TolR family protein — MKLKGRNKVSPEFSMSSMTDIVFLLLVFFMLTANTPNALDLLLPKAKGKSTNTQNVSVSINKDLAYFLDNKPIQPEDLEQELQQALQGKETPTIILRVEESVAIEKAVTVMDIANQNNFKVILAVRPN; from the coding sequence ATGAAGTTAAAAGGTAGAAATAAGGTAAGTCCTGAATTTAGTATGTCTTCAATGACAGATATTGTATTTCTGTTATTAGTGTTTTTTATGTTAACGGCTAATACACCTAATGCATTGGATCTTTTATTGCCTAAGGCGAAAGGTAAGTCAACCAATACGCAAAATGTTTCTGTTAGTATCAACAAAGACTTGGCATATTTTTTGGACAATAAACCAATACAGCCTGAGGATTTAGAACAAGAATTACAACAGGCATTACAAGGAAAAGAGACGCCAACCATTATTTTGCGTGTTGAGGAGAGTGTTGCAATTGAAAAAGCAGTTACTGTGATGGATATTGCTAATCAAAACAACTTCAAGGTAATTTTGGCAGTACGACCAAATTAA